From the genome of Candidatus Competibacteraceae bacterium:
CGGCCATCAGCATCTGGATGAATTCGCGCCGGTGGCGAACCAGCTCCTCGCTCCAGGTCGCGGCCAGCAATTCCCCCCCGCGTTCCGGCCGGACCGCCCGCAACTGGCGCAGCAAAGCCAGCCGTTCCTCGAAACGGCCGGTTTGCCAAACGGTCTCGTCGGTGGTCTCGACGGCGTAGCTCCAGATCGGGTTGTGTCGGGCCAGCCAGCGCCCGCGCCGGTCCAGCACCGGCAACAGCGCCGGGCGGAGCGCGGTCTGTTTCGCCCCGGCATCCAGCAGCGCCGGCAAACATTCCTCGGGCGCGCGCCGTCCGGCCTCGCCCAGCGCCTCCAGCCATTCCGGCAGCAGCTCCGGGTCGTGACCTTGCAGCAACAGGGCGAGATGTTGGCGGGCCAGCGGACCGCAATCGGACGCGGCATCCGGCTCGCAAGGTGGTGACAGGGGCTGTGGGTCGTCGGCGAGTTGCCACCCCGCCCGCCGCCACAAGGCCATCACCCCCGCCGCGCGCAGTAGCGTGCCTTCGCGGTCGCTCTCATCCAGCCGACCGAGCAGTTGACCCAGCGCGTTCTCGTCGCCGGCAACGGACGGGGCTTGCCGTTCGGTGCCCAGCAGGGCGCAAGTCACCAGTTCCCGCCATGCCATCGTCGTGCCTCCGTCAAAATGCCGTGAACCGGCCGTCGCGCCAGGCGCTCAACGGCCAGAACCGTTGGCCGTTCCATTCGCCGAATACGGTCAGGGGCGACCCGCCGCTACAGGCCAGCAAGCGCCAGGCGTCGGCGAAGCCGGGATGGCACGGCAGCCGCTTCGCGGCGGCGTCGCGCAGGAACCAGGTTTCGGACTCGCGCCGCACCGGCAGAACCTCGGCCACGGCCGCCGGCAGTATCGCCAACCACGGTTGCCGTGCCAGTGCCGCGGCGTAGCCGTCCAGCAACGCCGCGCCGTCGGCCAGCCCAGGGGGCGTTCCCCGATCTTCGACGGCGACGGCATGGCGCAAGAGCGCCCGCTGCGGATAGCCGCTGGGGAAAAAGCCGAGTTCCGCCTCCAGCCAGGCTCCCGGCGCGGCCATGGGCGGCATGGGCTGGCTCTGATGGGCAAAATCCAGCACCAGCGCCAGTCGGTCATGGTTCCGGCCCCACAGCCAACTGCGCCGCACCCGCATCTGCTCTTCCTCGTAGGCGCGCTGGCCGACCAGCAGCCAGCGGTCGCGCAGCCAGGCGTCGTCCGGCAAATCCGCCTCCTGCCAGGTCCAGCCGATGCGGGAGCGGATGTCGGCCCGCAGCGGCTCCGGCAGGACATCAAGCCGGCGGTGGCCTTCCAGCAACAGGTACAGCGACCCCAGTTGCGCCAGCAGGCGCTCGCCCCAGCCCTCGCCGCTGGCCGGGATGCTGGCCAGCTCCCGCAGCCAGTTGGCCAACCCCCGCGCCTGCGCGTCCCACAATCGTTCGGCCATGCCGTCCCAGTAGCGGGCGGGTTGCTGCTGGGCGTGGGCCAACCCCTGCCGGGCCAGGTCGCGCAGCCAGCGCTCCAGTTCCTCCAGCCCGATCTCGACCTTGCGCTGCCGTTCGGCGATCCGCTTGTCCCTGGCCGCCGCCCGTTTGGTTTGCTGTTCCGGGTCAAGGTCGCTGTCGGCGCCGGCCCTGGTGGCCTTGCGGCGGGCGGCTTGCTCCCGTTTGACCAGCCATTCGCTCAACCAGGCGGGCGGCTCGCCGGCGAGGACGGCTTCGGGCTGGTTGGCAGCGACCAGCAGCAGCCCCAGCGCGTGTTTACAGGGAAACTTGCGGCTGGGGCAGGTGCATTTGAACGCAGGTTCGGCGGGATCGACGCAGACCTGATAGAGAGCGCTGCCTTTACACTCACCCCACAGCGCCCGGTCGTTTTGCCCGACCGTCGCCCATTTGCCGGGCCGCGCCAGGCCACGGGCGGCTTTCACGGAGGCGGCGTCCGGGGCGAGGGCGATGACTTGTTCGGTGGTCAGGGAAGGCATGTGGATCGCTCTGCTTTTGGAAGCGGCATTACATTATCAACTTATCGTTCAAGTTGGGAATGACGGCGCGCCGTTCCATGCCGGAAAGCGCTTACAAGTCGATGGGAACCTATTAGGGTTCGCAAGCCACTCATGAAGAATCACCGCTCACCGCCCTGCCCCCGGAAATCCGCCATGACCGAACATCCACACAGCAACCGCCTCATTCACGAAACCAGCCCCTATCTGCGCCAGCATGCCCACAATCCCGTGGACTGGTATTCCTGGGGTGAGGAAGCGCTGGACCGGGCTCGCCGCGAAAACAAGCCGATTCTGTTGTCCATCGGCTATTCCGCCTGCCACTGGTGCCACGTCATGGCTCACGAATCCTTCGAGGACGAGGCCACCGCCCAGGTGATGAACGAATTGTTCGTCAACATCAAGGTGGACCGCGAGGAACGGCCCGACCTCGACAAAATTTACCAAACCGCCTTTCAGATGCTGCATCGGCGGGCCGGCGGCTGGCCGCTCACGATGTTCCTGACCCACGACGATCATGTACCCTTCGTCGGCGGGACCTATTTCCCCAAGACGCCCCGCTACGGGATGCCGGCCTTTAGCGATATCCTGCGTCGGGTCAACGCCCATTACCACCAGCATCAGCCGGAACTCCGCCAACAGAACCAGGCCCTGCTGGACGCTCTGCGCGCCGAAATCGCCGCGCCCGCCGCGGCTGGGGCAACGACCTTGACCGACGCGCCGTCGCGGGCGGCGCGGGACGCGTTGATCCACAGCTTCGACCCGGTGCACGGCGGCTTTGGCGGCGCCCCCAAGTTCCCGCATCCCACCAGCCTGGAGCAACTGCTGCGGTGCTGGGCCGCCAGTATCCAGGGCGGCGCACCGGACCGGTCGGCGGAAACCGCCGTGCTGTCCACCCTGCAAAAAATGGCACTGGGCGGCATTTACGACCACTTGGGCGGCGGTTTCTACCGCTACTCGGTCGATGCCGAATGGCAAATCCCGCATTTCGAGAAGATGCTGTACGACAATGGTCCGTTGTTGGCGCTGTACGCCCAAGCCTGGCAGGCGACCCAGGACCCGCTGTTCCGCGTGGCCGCCGAGGAAACCGGTGCCTGGCTGCTGCGGGAAATGCAGGACCCGGCCGGCGGCTACTACGCCACGCTCGACGCCGACTCCGAGGGCGAGGAGGGCAAATTTTACCTATGGACTCCCGACCAGGTCCGCGAGCTGCTGAGCACCGAGGAATATGTCGCCTTCGCCGTCTGTTATGGCTTGGAGCAGCCGCCCAATTTCGAGAATCACGCCTGGCATCTACGGCGGATCGCCGAGCCGTCCGAACTGGCCAGTCGCTTGGAAGTCGCGCCGGAGCAGGTCGGCGAATGGCTGGCCGCCGCCCGGCGCAAGCTGCTCGAAACCCGCTCGCAACGCCTCTGGCCGGGTCGCGACGAGAAAATCCTGACCGCGTGGAACGGCCTGGCGATTCGCGGCATGGCCATCGCCGGCCGTCATCTCGGGCGGGCGGAGTTCGTGGTCTCGGCGGAGCGTGCCCTGGATTTCATCCGTGCCCAGCTGTGGCGGGACGGTCGGCTGTTGGCGGTCCACAAGGATGGTCAGGCGCGCTTGAACGCCTATCTGGACGACTACGCCTTTCTGATCGACGGCATTCTGGAGTTGCTGCAATGCCGGTGGCGGGATGGCGATCTGGATTTCGCGCTGGCCTTGGCCGAGGTGCTGCTCGACCAGTTCGAGGACCGGGAAGCGGGCGGATTCTTTTTCACCGCCGCCGACCACGAAGCCTTGATCCAGCGGCCCAAGCCGGCTCACGACGACGCCTTGCCAGCCGGCAACGGTATCGCCGCGCAGGTTCTGTTGAAGCTGGGCCATCTCACCGGCCGGACGGATTATCTGGAAGCCGCCGAGCGGACCTTGCGTTGGGCCTGGCCAGTGCTCGAACAGGTCCCCAATGCCTGCAACGCCGTGCTGGCGGCGCTGGAGGATTTTCTCGAACCGATGCAAACGATCGTGCTGCGTGGCCAACCGGAGGCGTTGGCGGAATGGTGGGAACGGTGCGCCCGGCCTTACGCCCCACGGCGGCTGACGCTGGCCATCCCCGCCACGGCCGCTGTCCCCGCCGGTTTGCTGGCCGAACGGCGGGCGGGCGCGGCATCGGCGATCGCCTATGTTTGCACCGGGCTGGCATGTCGACCACCGGTCACAACACTCGATGCCCTGGAGCGGGAGCTGGCCCAATAACCAGCATCTTCGCGCCGGACACCGCTATTGGAGAGAAAAGACACCCGCGCGACGGCCGGTCGCGCCTATAATTGAGGGCATGATCTTCGGATCGAAGCCAAAACCCAACATGCTTCCTGGCAAATCCGCCGGTTTCCAAGGATGCACGCATCAAAACCATGACTGCTTTGAAGAGGGCACGCGACCATGAGCGCTTATCTGTACTTCTCGCTGATTCCCGAGGCACTGATCGTATCCATGCTGCCGCCGGAACAGTTCGGGCAATACTACGCGACCGGCCACAAATACAAATCCAAGGGGCAAGCGATCTTCTTCGAGGTTGACCCCGCCTTCCGCAACGAATTTTTTGACATCGACGATGGGCTCAAGCGCTGTGTGCCGCATCCGGATGGGACGCCGAAGAACTCGGTTTACATCTCGATCTACCGAGTACTGGAGCACATTCCCACCAGCGCGCTGGGCAAGCTGTATCTGAGTACCGCCTACGGCCATACTCTGGGCCTGGAGCGGGGGGAGATCGCACCGCGCGAAGCGCCGACCCTGCACATGTTCCAGGATCTGGCGCCGGTCAACAGCCTGGTGGTCAGCGCGCAGGACCCAGTGAGCTACTACCAAAGCGTCACCAGCAAGCCGGCCAAGTTCATTCGCTTCCCCGCATTGTGCTTCGTCGAACTCGGCCTGGGCGCACTGGCGAGCGACCCCGAAAACGGGCCGGTCGGTGACCTGCCCTACTCGTTCATGCATCACCTGCGCGAGGCGTTGATGGAGCTGGAGCCCAATGCCAAGCAAAGCAAGTTGGTGCATCGGGTTCACTCCCTGGAATTTCCGTACCGCATGATCAAGAGTGGTTTCTACATCGGCAACGGCGAAGACCTGGCGTTCTACCCAATGCCGTCGCACGAAGCATTGCGCCGCGAACACAACAGCTGGTGGCGTTCGGCCAACCTGTAAACGGACGGCCGTCGCCGGGATTCCCGGCGGCGGCTCATCAAGCGTCCAGCCCGATACCGGCTAACGTTGCAGATCCAGGCCAACCCGCGGGCAGTACGCCACCAGCTCCGCCAATGGACGCGGTTTACCCACCCCATAGCCCTGGGCGTAGTTCACGCCGATGGCGCGCAGCTTGGCTAGAATCTGGTCGTTTTCCACGAACTCGGCGATGGTTTCCATGCCCATCACATGACCGACATCGTTGATGGAACTCACCATGGCCAGGGATACCGGATCGTTGGCGATGTCTTCCACGAAGACGCCATCGATCTTGAGGAAATCCACCGGGAGTTTCTTGAGATACGCAAAGGACGACAGGCCGCTGCCAAAGTCGTCGAGGGCGAAGCGGCAGCCGATGCTCTTAAGGGTGCCGATAAAATGCAGTGCGTTGTTGAAGTTGGCGATCGCGGCGGTTTCGGTCACCTCGAAGCAGAGCTTGTCGCTCAGGTTCCGTTGGTGCTTCAAGCGCTCCACCAGATACTCCAACAACGGAACGTCGCCAAGGGAAAGGCCGGACAGATTGATCGAACATAGCGACAGGTTCCTGAGGTGATCGGGATTGTCGGACAACCAGTCCAACGCCGTGCTCACCACCCAGCGATCCAGCTTGACGGCCAGATGATAATGCTCCGCGGCCGGCAGGAAGTTACCCGGCAGCACCAGTTGACCGATTTCATCCTCCATGCGCAGCAGCAGTTCGTAGTGATGGCCATCGGACCGGCCCAGGGTGGGCACGATCGGCTGAAAGGCGAGTTGGAAGCGGTCCTCTTCCAGCGCTTGGTTGATGCGCGCCACCCAGCACATTTCACCCTGGCGGCGGGAAAGTTCGATATCGTCTTCAGTATAAAGATGCGCGCGGTTGCGACCGGCGTCCTTGGCGGCGTAACAAGCGCTGTCGGCGGCGCTGAGCACGCTGTCGGAACTCTCGCTGGCGGCGGTGATCGACACCACGCCGATGCTTGCTCCCACATGGAAGGTCTTGTCACCCCAGGCAAAGCGAAAATCGCTGACCGCGCCACACAGCGCATTGGCTAGCCGCATGGCGTCTTGCAGCGAACAGTACTCCATGAGCACACCAAATTCG
Proteins encoded in this window:
- a CDS encoding SWIM zinc finger family protein, coding for MPSLTTEQVIALAPDAASVKAARGLARPGKWATVGQNDRALWGECKGSALYQVCVDPAEPAFKCTCPSRKFPCKHALGLLLVAANQPEAVLAGEPPAWLSEWLVKREQAARRKATRAGADSDLDPEQQTKRAAARDKRIAERQRKVEIGLEELERWLRDLARQGLAHAQQQPARYWDGMAERLWDAQARGLANWLRELASIPASGEGWGERLLAQLGSLYLLLEGHRRLDVLPEPLRADIRSRIGWTWQEADLPDDAWLRDRWLLVGQRAYEEEQMRVRRSWLWGRNHDRLALVLDFAHQSQPMPPMAAPGAWLEAELGFFPSGYPQRALLRHAVAVEDRGTPPGLADGAALLDGYAAALARQPWLAILPAAVAEVLPVRRESETWFLRDAAAKRLPCHPGFADAWRLLACSGGSPLTVFGEWNGQRFWPLSAWRDGRFTAF
- a CDS encoding thioredoxin domain-containing protein, with the translated sequence MTEHPHSNRLIHETSPYLRQHAHNPVDWYSWGEEALDRARRENKPILLSIGYSACHWCHVMAHESFEDEATAQVMNELFVNIKVDREERPDLDKIYQTAFQMLHRRAGGWPLTMFLTHDDHVPFVGGTYFPKTPRYGMPAFSDILRRVNAHYHQHQPELRQQNQALLDALRAEIAAPAAAGATTLTDAPSRAARDALIHSFDPVHGGFGGAPKFPHPTSLEQLLRCWAASIQGGAPDRSAETAVLSTLQKMALGGIYDHLGGGFYRYSVDAEWQIPHFEKMLYDNGPLLALYAQAWQATQDPLFRVAAEETGAWLLREMQDPAGGYYATLDADSEGEEGKFYLWTPDQVRELLSTEEYVAFAVCYGLEQPPNFENHAWHLRRIAEPSELASRLEVAPEQVGEWLAAARRKLLETRSQRLWPGRDEKILTAWNGLAIRGMAIAGRHLGRAEFVVSAERALDFIRAQLWRDGRLLAVHKDGQARLNAYLDDYAFLIDGILELLQCRWRDGDLDFALALAEVLLDQFEDREAGGFFFTAADHEALIQRPKPAHDDALPAGNGIAAQVLLKLGHLTGRTDYLEAAERTLRWAWPVLEQVPNACNAVLAALEDFLEPMQTIVLRGQPEALAEWWERCARPYAPRRLTLAIPATAAVPAGLLAERRAGAASAIAYVCTGLACRPPVTTLDALERELAQ